The window GCTCTCAGGGGCTCTCCTTGCAGGGCCTGATCCTGAGCAGGGGCCCAAACCCCCACCCCCAGTGACGCAGCCCCattcccagccctgtcccaggcGCGGGCTGCCCGTGAACCCCGCAGCCATGGGGCCGGGGGACTCTtgctcccaccccagcctgTAGGGCCCTCAGGAGCCCCCACAGACCCCGCTACTGGTGCCCACATCCATGCCCACGCAGGCCCAGCCAGGAGGATGCCGCACGGGCCCCCATGTGCCCACCAAGGCCCGCAGCGGGCAGGTGAACCGCAGCGGGCTCTGCCATCCTCTCCACgccggctgcagcccccccaggcCGTGCCAAGACCCCCGGCCGAGCCCTGAAGGGTTAAAAGTCCCCTGCAAGGATGGAGGGTGAGCTCAGGTAGGCGTGAGCCTGAGCAGCTCCCACTTCCAGAGCCGGAGCCGGAGGAGGGGCCTGGCTGACCACTGCTGCTGCTATAAaactcccagctcctgccacaCTCCCGAGTCTTAAGATGCACATGTGTGGGGAGAGGAAACAGGCTGCGAGCAGCCCTTAACCCCTTCTGCGCGGAGAGAGCCGGCGGGGAGCTGGGGACGGGGACCCCCCCGCCGCACGCCCACCTCCCAGCCGGAGCCCTCCCGGGTAGGGCGACCGAGCCAGGGGCTCCCCGGACCCCAGCCCGAGCAGCAGCATGAGCGCCTGGAGCTGAGGCTGCcggcagcaggaggaggtgggcagAGCACACCCCACGCCGCGTCCCCGGTGTCCCCTCGCCACCCCGCCATGTCCTTCGCCATGCTGCGCTCGGCCCCCAGCCGCTACCTGTACCCCGAGATCAGCATGCTGTCCGAGGACGAGGAGAACGGCAGCGAGAGCTCGGGCTCCGACGAGAAGCCTTACCACCTGGACGCCGACGGCTACGGCCTCAAGGCCGGCAAGCGCAGGAGCGGCAAGAAACCCAACCGGATCAACAGGGAGCCCCGGCAGCGTCACACGGCCAACGCGCGGGAGCGCGACCGCACCAACAGCGTCAACACCGCCTTCACCGCCCTCCGCACGCTCATCCCCACCGAGCCGGCCGACAGAAAGCTCTCCAAGATCGAGACCTTGAGACTGGCCTCCAGCTACATCTCCCACCTGGGGAACGTGCTGCTGGTGGGGGAGGCGTGCGGGGACGGGCAGCCCTGCCACACCACCCCGGCCTTCTACCACCACGGCGGCGGCAGCCCCCCGGCGCGCGACGCCGAGAACTCCCAGCCCAAACAGATCTGCACTTTCTGCCTCAGCAACCAGAGGAAGCTGGTAAGTGGCCGCTCGCGCCGTCCCCACGGGATGTCTGGCTGGAAGGGGGCCGCACCGGCCGCGGCGGGGAACCCCCGGGTGTCCCCGGGCACGGCTGCGCGAGGAGGGGGGTCAGGGAGCGCCGGGGTGATGGCTACGGCTCCGCTGCCGGTGCGAGGGGGAGACGGGACGGCTGGGAGAGCCGAAGCAGCTCCGATGGGAATATTATGATTCACCATAAATATTCTGGTGGGAGCTGCGTTAGTGATTCACCATAAATACTCTGGTGGGAGCTGCGCTGACACGAGCTGGAGAGCACGCCAGACCCCGTCGGCGAGCCCAGAACCCGGGCATGGAAAATGCGGTGCCTCCCTGTAGCACATGTAGAGTCGCTGCCCAAAGCCCCCAGTAGCTGCCTCTGAATCTCGCACGCGTTCACTGAAAGGCAACAGGATGGGAGAAGGGGAAACCCTCCGAGGGCAAGAAATGGATTTTAGGAGCTGGCAATCAGAGGCACGGGGAAAGTTAGGAGTCTGGAACAAGTCTGCATCTCCCCTCCGGCAGCCTGCCGGCAGCAGACGGAGAGGCGagagcgagctgggcacagggCTGGCCAGAGCCGGGGCTCCCGGCCCCCCGGTGCCAACGGCTGGTGGCAGGGCCGGCTCCCCAGGCTGGTCCATCCATGTGCCCGGTGCCCCTGTGAGCTGTGCCGTGCCAGGGGGAAGCCGAGGCCAACGCCACGGCACGTAGGTTCCCCTCAAGCATCCTGGAGGACTGTGGGGAGCAGCATCTCTGCCCCGTGAGCGCTCGGGGACCAGGATGGCTGTCCCAGCCAAAGGGCCCCGCGGGTCTCCACCAGCAAGCGGGAGACATAACGTCCTGGCCAGCCTGGTTCAGCCGATGTCCCCCGCTCCTGGCTCTTGACCCCGTGTCCTTTAGGGGAGCACTGTCCTCCCAGCGTCCCGGCAGGCAGCACTGCCTCGTGCCAGACCAGTGCCAGGACCAGTGCTGGACCAGTGCTGGGACCAGCCTTGTGGCAGAGGCTCTCTCCGTGCCCACCTGGCACTGGCACTGGCCAACGCCTGCTGTGACAGGCCCACAGCTCTGGTGGGGTGGGCACCGCTGCCCATGGAGGGCGAGGGGGCAGGTGGAGCAGGACACGAGCCTGGCAGCCAGACTGGGAAAACccagcttcagcagcagctctgtggaggcTCTGGGCACCGTTGGCACGAGTGCCACCGGCTGGGAGAGGCCGTGTGCCTCCGCGGCACGGCCCTGCCTGTCCCAGCAGCCAGGGAAAACAAACCCCCCCGGGGGTCCCATGCATGGCACggtgcagggctgctgccctTCTCCGGGCTCTCCTGACGTACGGGGCAGCTCTTGCCACGCACACGGGCAGCGGGGGCACAGGGAGGAGGTGGCTGTCCAGAGCCCCAAGCCCCGCTCGAGAAGGTTGTGCCCTGGGCGACCGGGTTTTAAAAACCTGTTGGGTTCCTGCACGGTGTGGACGGTCCCTGGTGGGGTAGAGCTAAAGGAGAGCACGAGAGCAGAGCCATGCCCGCACGCTCCGCCGTTTGAACCCGTTTAACCCCGAGTAACGCCCCGAAGAGGGAAGAAGCCTTTGTTAAGGATTCAAGGCTCATTAAGCACGAAGCAAAACCAGTCACGAGCAAACTCTTGACAGCTTGAGTatttcagagcaggaaaaccccaaaccctgtTAATCCCCCTCGCACGTCCTTTCCAGTTcgctggaggaggaggcagagcggGGAGCCCAGGCAGGAGGAACAGCGGCAGGAGGGTTTGCTCCTGCGGGGATTTGCGCTGCTAAACCGTAGGTCACCAACGACAAACACCCGGGGCTCCTTCTGCTCGGGCAGTGGAGACCAAGTGCCTCCTGTCCGTAGCTCTCATGAGCACCAAACCCTTCCCAGCGGGCAAGGGACGCAGATCCCCGGCTGTAAAGGGCCCTCGTGCTCCTGCCAACCACTCAAGCCAGCACTACCCCAGTTGACAAAGAGAAGCTGCAGGTGGGGAAGCTCCTACAGGGCTGAGCTGGAAAACTCCCCCTCCTTCCAGTTACCAGACGGTTCGGAAACCTCCTGTAACAGCTTTAAAGATCAAGTTCTCTTGTCTCTGGTGTGTTGGTATTGCCTCTGTTTGCTGGGATTGCCACTTCTGCACCAATTCCGATAAATTCCCATTGTCGCTTTTGCATCAATTCCGATAAATTCCCATCACCACTTTTACACCAATTCGGATAAATTCCCATTGTCGCTTTTGCATCAATCCCTATAAATTCCCACTGCCAGTTTTGCACCAATTCTGATAAATTCCCATCACCACTTTTACACCAATTCTGATAAATTCCCATCACCACTTTTACACCAATTCCGATAAATCCCCGTTGCCGCTTCCGCATCAGTTCCCAGCACAGACTCCTGGGCGAGAGCAAAGCCCAGGACAGGCACGTCTGTGCCAAGGCGTGTGGaaaggagcagcagggcaggactCCTGGGCCAAGATGGGTCACCTCCCTCCCTTCGGGATAAACCTCCCCGAGATCAGATCCTCAGTGGCTGTCCAAGGCGACAAGATCCTTTGGTTTGGATGAGAAATAAGCTCGGTCAGGCTGATGCTGGGAAGAGGGGATCGAACAGACGGTGCCTGAGCAGTGCGCTCGGTCTGTGCTTGAGATTTTACAGCCAGATAACAACTCGATAGGTTTTATTGCGtgttaaaggaataaaataaaccaCCTTTTATCAGGAAGGTATTTTGACAACTGgcaaggaaatgaaagcaaTCTCCTCGGGAGCTGCGAACACGGCGCGGCTGGGATCTCGCAGCCCCTGTGACGGCGGGTGGAAGGGACCCTGCCTTGGCTCTGCAGACCCCGACGGCCCCCGGCCCGTTCAGGAGCAGCCAGCTCAGTGGGAGAGCACTCGCCTCACCGAGTGCTCAAAGCTGAGCCAGCCCCGACGCAGCTCCAGCCCTTCGCCCCGGTGCTCGCGAGCTCAGCCAGTGACGGCACACAGCTCCGCCGAGAcccccttcccccagctccaCCGAGAcccccttcccccagctccaCCGAGACCCCCTTCCCACTGCCCCGGTCCACGAGGGCAGGAGCCAGagcctcttctcctctcccaaacatagaatcccagactggtttgggtgggaagggaccttaaagcccgttcagtcccacccccctgccacggccagggacaccttccaccagaccaggttgctcccagccccatccaacctgcccttgaacactgccagggagggggcagccacaatgACGGCGTTTCAATCCATGCGACCTCACGGTACATGATTTTCTCCGTCTCCGGCTTTCCAGGCTTTGCCAGAGAAAGGGTAACCTTGGGAGGGATCTCCTTCGCGGTGCCCCCAGGCCAGCCCCTGCACCGTGTGCCCTTCTGTCACCAGCTCTGCGCATCCATTGTGCCCCAGCCATGCCTGACACACTCTAGAGAGGTGTCACACGCGGCACTGACGCCCCAGGAGACAGCGTAGGCAGAGGCCAGATGCCACCTCACCCCCAGGGCACCCTGGCCgggaaggcaggagcagcagggaaggtTGTGGGTGTGCGGTCGCtgtgagcagggaggggaggaacgGGATGGAAGGTGTGAGCTGCTGTGCAGAGGCTCGTCCTAGTGAGAGGGGTCACAGGAGAGAGCTCGGGTGGGATGTTTGGGGTTGCCAGCTGCTGTGGGCACCCCGAGGGGCAGCCGAGTAGGGCAGCAAACTTTCTGTGAGCCCTCCCCAGCCGGGCCTGCGCCCCGTCCCCTTTGCTGGCCCAGCAGCGTGCCGGCGGGCACGGAGGCTGGCCCGGATTCACGCTGCGTGACTCAGCCTCGCCTCGCACCCCGGTGTCCCGACGCCACCTTATCCCGGGGACTTTCCCATCTCGGGCTGAAATCAACACCATCGCCCTGGAAAGATCCTTCTTTAAAATGACTCATGTGTCTCGGCCGGCGAAAGGCCGAGCTCTGCTGCCGGGGCTGCCCAGGCTGGCGGCTGCTCAGGCTCGTGCCAGTTCCCCCTGAACTAATTAAAAGGCCAAAAACCCGCACGGGGACAAGGCCTTGGGGGGTTCCCGTCGAGGCGTAAGGCAGAGGGAAGCAGACACCGTACTGGTGGGAGCATCACGCTTGCCACAGGCGCTGCGTGGGTGCCTGGCAGTGACGGATGGGGCAGTCCCCGGCATCGCCAGGGAGCAGGATTGTGCCACTGCCATAAGCAAGCACTGGGAGAAGGTTCCCAGGGCCGTGGTGCCCCGGTCACCCCGACCCTGCCAGCCCGCCGAGGGGCTTGTGCTGCTTCAGGTTTTCCTTTGTGGCTGTTGCCATCGTCCCTGCCAGGACACACAGTGCTGGCGGGGGGAAAACAGGACAGTTCTCCTCCAGTGACCGCGTCGGCCGGGAGAGCTGCTGGGACCGGCCACGGCTTGGGGCAGCTCCCAGACCACGAAAAAGCCCAAATCCAAGCACGGCCTCTTGCTGGAACTGCTCGGGAGACGAGGACCCTTGCGGTGCCCTCCGTGCCACAAGCCCTCGCAAAACGTGGGGGCTGTGAAGGACCGCGGGGCAAGGGGGCCTGGGGACAGGAGACGTGGGGGCGGAGGTGTGTGGGTCACCCCCAGCAGTCAGCGCCAGGGTCACACACCGGTTAAAGGGATGAGGGACCGGCTGCTCCGTCTTCCCGAGCGGGCACACGCATCTGCATGGGAAGTGAACTGGGGAGGGGGCCCCGAGACCCCCTGCGAGCTAGAAGGTGTCGCAAGGGCGACCACAGCTGAAGCCCCCGGGCTGTGCAGCGGGACTGAAGGCTGCTGACCTGGCCCGTCACCTGTGGGGCATGGACAGTGCCGACGGGGACCGTGTCCCTTCCCAAGCCGCAGCGGCAGCACAGCATCCAACCGGAGCCGGCAACGCAGAGCCACGGCCCGTCTCGGGGTGCCGGAGCCTCCCCGCAGCGGGAGGGCAGGATGGGGGAGGACAGGCTCTGCTGGGAGCCCGGACCCACAGAAACCCCACAGCCCCGGGGGGGCCAGATCGCCCCatgggggcagctcctgccggccggggctgcagcccctcgCTGGGGGCACGAGCCCTCTGCCCCGCTCTCGGGGCAGCGTGAGGACCGGAGGCAGCCGGACCCCCGCGGAGGGCAGGCTGGGGTCACGGCACAGATGTGGTGTTAATCCCCTGGCAGTGCCAGCTGGGTGATGTGTGAGAAAGGAGCAGCCAAGCTTGGGGCATGGCAAGGCTGTAAAACATCCCCCCGGGCCCCACTACTTGGAGAGTGGATGGTACAGAGGGGTATCGGCTGCGCACGCTGCCCCGTCCCGCACCGAGGAACCcgagggctgcaggcagggcatcGGCGACCGCCAGCCGTGTGCCAGGGGCTGCGGCGGCTCCAGGTCCCACTGCCACCCCCCAGGGCAGcgcaggctggcagggagggaaggccCAGGTGCCGCAGGCTGGTCCCTGCCTTGCCGAACGCTCCTCGAGAGGAAAGGGCGTgcggaggagaggggaaggaggagggggatggCTGTGCAGACCCCCAGCTCCTGTACCATGCCTGCCCCAGCCCGGGGCACGTGGGGTGAGCGTGGCAGGAGCGCTGCAGCGAACTCTTCCAGAGCATCTCCCAACCCAGCTCCGGTCCCAGGgaaagggagcagagaggagttGGCAGCAGAGATAAACGCAGCAGGGCACGGCGCAGAGCGACGCGAGGACCGGGGGTTTGCCCATGCGGCTGGGACGGGACCCTCGGGAACGGGAGACGTGGCCATGCCAGAGGGTGGGGGTCCGGGTGGGGCTTAGCCTGGCCCACAGGGACCCGCGGGTCTTGGCaagagggctggggctggcgagGAGCCCTGCCAGCGCAGCCGGCGTCACCCTGGCAGGAGGGGACGAGGCGAGTCCCAGGAAGGCAGCGCTGGCGTGGCTGGATCCGGCTGAACCATCACTGACAGCCCCCGCCGCAGGCACGGGAGGGCTCGGCAGCACCAGGGTCACCGG of the Nyctibius grandis isolate bNycGra1 chromosome 3, bNycGra1.pri, whole genome shotgun sequence genome contains:
- the SCX gene encoding basic helix-loop-helix transcription factor scleraxis — encoded protein: MSFAMLRSAPSRYLYPEISMLSEDEENGSESSGSDEKPYHLDADGYGLKAGKRRSGKKPNRINREPRQRHTANARERDRTNSVNTAFTALRTLIPTEPADRKLSKIETLRLASSYISHLGNVLLVGEACGDGQPCHTTPAFYHHGGGSPPARDAENSQPKQICTFCLSNQRKLSKDRDRKTAIRS